A stretch of Prunus dulcis chromosome 6, ALMONDv2, whole genome shotgun sequence DNA encodes these proteins:
- the LOC117631825 gene encoding disease resistance protein RPM1-like isoform X1: MAKASVDIFIGKFVAILESEAASIAGVHDQVDEIKQELVFMKSFLADADEGNKVDTQVEEAWIGSIRDLANDVENIIDEFMYHIYVQHRGRRFARWLRKTIHFPKNLWYKRQIANKLQKIAVRIRAIHERNQRYGGRAAVEGKSTSEDIRRWVQTQAESSLYQKEDELVGIEGDKNMLMGWLMNKEEHQIVVSVVGMGGSGKTTLVARTFTNHVVKSHFECYAWITVSQSYVLEDLLIRLMTEFHKARKEEVPTNMNSMSRHELLEILVNYLETKRYLVVLDDVWDIHLWEKIRFSFPDTQLGSRIMITTRREDIASSSFRVESHVHKIRPLERSDAWVLFSKKAFSSYPNKSCSPELLPLAQELVERCGGLPLAIVALSGLMSSKKSLTEWSTVYNSLNWHLTNNPLLEPMKSILLFSYNDLPYRLKQCFLYCSLFPEDTVILNMRITRLWIAEGFVEHVKGVTPEEVANSYVMELIFRNMLQERYQEHNHACKMHDVMLEIALSIAEKEKFCSVHEGSETMEETGALRLSIQTTNGEIGYSCTGLSRLRSFLVFATGASSFSFSKTLLFDLTLLRVLDLEDVPIDNLPDEVTYLFNLKYLNLRGTPIKELPESIGQLRNLQTLNIMDTNIEALPRGISKLLNLRHLVMSHYQNLSQVIGVKIPSSISKMKKLQYLGCIKSEGNIIRLIGNMTQLKALGITNVKERDEEDLCASIQEMKVLSKLGLWVADGEDFLRVDALSSPPPFLDTLTLSGKLEKVPHWVCSLHSLIYLRMGGSRLEEEVLPHIEALPSLRLLCLDNSYVGKELCFSSGFVKLTYMALVNFSLVNKITIEEGVMPNLDFLIINTCLSLERLPLGIEHLTKLQGYTFESVSEQFTESIREGGVDHARMLLIDERCKKYAKKSYY; the protein is encoded by the exons ATGGCGAAAGCTTCAGTAGACATCTTCATTGGTAAATTTGTAGCCATCCTCGAAAGTGAAGCAGCCTCTATAGCGGGTGTTCATGATCAAGTTGATGAGATTAAGCAGGAGCTGGTATTCATGAAATCCTTCTTAGCGGATGCTGACGAGGGCAACAAAGTAGACACACAAGTAGAGGAAGCGTGGATTGGAAGCATTCGAGACTTGGCCAATGACGTTGAAAACATCATTGATGAATTCATGTATCACATATACGTTCAACATAGAGGCCGTCGATTTGCAAGGTGGCTCCGCAAAACCATTCACTTCCCCAAGAACCTTTGGTATAAGCGTCAAATAGCCAATAAGTTACAAAAAATTGCTGTAAGGATTAGAGCTATTCATGAGAGAAATCAGAGATATGGTGGCCGTGCAGCTGTAGAAGGAAAAAGTACTTCTGAGGATATTCGCAGATGGGTACAGACCCAAGCGGAGTCTTCTCTTTACCAAAAGGAGGATGAACTCGTCGGGATTGAAGGCGATAAGAACATGTTAATGGGATGGCTGATGAACAAAGAGGAACACCAAATTGTTGTGTCCGTGGTTGGGATGGGAGGATCAGGGAAGACAACTCTAGTTGCAAGGACTTTCACCAATCATGTTGTGAAGAGCCATTTCGAGTGTTATGCGTGGATTACTGTTTCCCAATCTTATGTGCTTGAAGACTTGCTTATAAGATTGATGACAGAATTCCACAAAGCAAGGAAGGAAGAGGTCCCTACAAACATGAATTCCATGAGCCGTCACGAATTGCTAGAGATTTTGGTGAACTACTTGGAGACTAAAAGGTACCTAGTTGTATTGGATGACGTGTGGGATATCCATCTCTGGGAGAAAATAAGGTTTTCATTTCCAGATACACAACTTGGAAGTCGAATCATGATTACAACTAGAAGAGAAGACATAGCATCCTCTTCTTTTCGAGTTGAAAGCCATGTTCACAAGATTCGACCGCTGGAAAGGAGTGATGCTTGGGTGCTCTTCAGCAAGAAAGCATTCTCAAGTTACCCTAACAAATCTTGTTCACCTGAACTTCTGCCATTAGCTCAGGAACTTGTGGAAAGGTGCGGAGGCCTACCTCTTGCAATCGTAGCCTTGAGTGGTCTTATGTCTTCTAAGAAGTCACTTACAGAGTGGAGTACAGTCTACAACAGCTTAAATTGGCATTTAACAAACAATCCTTTGCTAGAACCTATGAAGAGCATCTTGTTGTTTAGTTATAATGATTTGCCATACCGACTGAAACAATGCTTTCTATATTGTTCCCTTTTCCCCGAAGATACAGTGATCTTAAATATGAGGATCACTAGATTGTGGATCGCTGAAGGATTTGTTGAACATGTCAAAGGGGTAACACCAGAAGAAGTTGCAAACAGCTATGTTATGGAACTCATTTTTCGTAATATGCTACAGGAAAGGTATCAAGAACACAACCATGCATGTAAGATGCATGATGTTATGCTGGAGATTGCTTTGTCAAtagcagaaaaagaaaagttttgTTCCGTACATGAAGGGAGTGAAACAATGGAAGAAACTGGGGCCCTGCGTTTGTCAATTCAAACTACTAATGGAGAAATTGGATATTCATGCACAGGATTGTCACGGCTTCGTTCTTTTCTTGTGTTTGCAACTGGCGCATCCTCGTTCTCTTTCTCAAAGACATTGCTTTTTGACCTTACATTGTTGAGGGTTCTAGATTTGGAGGATGTCCCAATAGATAATCTGCCAGACGAAGTAACGTacttattcaatttaaaatatttaaatttgagaGGTACTCCAATTAAGGAGCTTCCAGAATCCATAGGACAGCTCCGCAACCTTCAGACCTTGAACATCATGGACACAAACATAGAGGCACTTCCAAGAGGGATTTCCAAGTTGCTGAACTTGCGACATCTAGTTATGAGCCATTACCAAAATCTTTCCCAGGTAATTGGAGTAAAAATACCATCAAGTATTAGTAAGATGAAGAAATTGCAGTATTTGGGATGTATTAAATCCGAAGGAAATATCATTAGACTTATTGGAAATATGACCCAGCTTAAGGCCCTTGGCATTACAAATGTGAAAGAAAGAGACGAGGAGGACCTATGTGCCTCAATTCAAGAGATGAAGGTCCTTTCCAAGTTGGGTTTATGGGTAGCAGATGGAGAGGACTTCCTTCGAGTTGACGCATTGTCTTCACCTCCTCCCTTCCTTGATACACTTACCTTGAGCGGCAAATTGGAAAAGGTACCACATTGGGTTTGTTCACTCcactctctcatatatttgcgTATGGGTGGGTCTAGACTTGAAGAAGAGGTACTACCTCATATCGAAGCATTGCCTTCTCTACGTTTGCTTTGCCTTGATAATTCCTACGTTGGGAAAGAGTTATGTTTCAGCAGTGGCTTTGTGAAGCTTACGTATATGGCGTTGGTTAATTTCTCATTAGTAAATAAGATAACCATTGAGGAAGGGGTGATGCCAAATCTTGACTTCTTAATTATCAATACGTGCTTGAGCTTAGAGAGACTGCCACTGGGTATTGAGCACCTTACTAAACTACAAGGATACACATTCGAGAGTGTTTCAGAGCAATTTACAGAGTCCATACGAGAAGGAGGTGTGGATCATGCAAGGATGCTACTCATTGACGAGAGATGTAAGAAATATGC AAAGAAGTCCTACTATTGA
- the LOC117631825 gene encoding disease resistance protein RPM1-like isoform X2 translates to MAKASVDIFIGKFVAILESEAASIAGVHDQVDEIKQELVFMKSFLADADEGNKVDTQVEEAWIGSIRDLANDVENIIDEFMYHIYVQHRGRRFARWLRKTIHFPKNLWYKRQIANKLQKIAVRIRAIHERNQRYGGRAAVEGKSTSEDIRRWVQTQAESSLYQKEDELVGIEGDKNMLMGWLMNKEEHQIVVSVVGMGGSGKTTLVARTFTNHVVKSHFECYAWITVSQSYVLEDLLIRLMTEFHKARKEEVPTNMNSMSRHELLEILVNYLETKRYLVVLDDVWDIHLWEKIRFSFPDTQLGSRIMITTRREDIASSSFRVESHVHKIRPLERSDAWVLFSKKAFSSYPNKSCSPELLPLAQELVERCGGLPLAIVALSGLMSSKKSLTEWSTVYNSLNWHLTNNPLLEPMKSILLFSYNDLPYRLKQCFLYCSLFPEDTVILNMRITRLWIAEGFVEHVKGVTPEEVANSYVMELIFRNMLQERYQEHNHACKMHDVMLEIALSIAEKEKFCSVHEGSETMEETGALRLSIQTTNGEIGYSCTGLSRLRSFLVFATGASSFSFSKTLLFDLTLLRVLDLEDVPIDNLPDEVTYLFNLKYLNLRGTPIKELPESIGQLRNLQTLNIMDTNIEALPRGISKLLNLRHLVMSHYQNLSQVIGVKIPSSISKMKKLQYLGCIKSEGNIIRLIGNMTQLKALGITNVKERDEEDLCASIQEMKVLSKLGLWVADGEDFLRVDALSSPPPFLDTLTLSGKLEKVPHWVCSLHSLIYLRMGGSRLEEEVLPHIEALPSLRLLCLDNSYVGKELCFSSGFVKLTYMALVNFSLVNKITIEEGVMPNLDFLIINTCLSLERLPLGIEHLTKLQGYTFESVSEQFTESIREGGVDHARMLLIDER, encoded by the exons ATGGCGAAAGCTTCAGTAGACATCTTCATTGGTAAATTTGTAGCCATCCTCGAAAGTGAAGCAGCCTCTATAGCGGGTGTTCATGATCAAGTTGATGAGATTAAGCAGGAGCTGGTATTCATGAAATCCTTCTTAGCGGATGCTGACGAGGGCAACAAAGTAGACACACAAGTAGAGGAAGCGTGGATTGGAAGCATTCGAGACTTGGCCAATGACGTTGAAAACATCATTGATGAATTCATGTATCACATATACGTTCAACATAGAGGCCGTCGATTTGCAAGGTGGCTCCGCAAAACCATTCACTTCCCCAAGAACCTTTGGTATAAGCGTCAAATAGCCAATAAGTTACAAAAAATTGCTGTAAGGATTAGAGCTATTCATGAGAGAAATCAGAGATATGGTGGCCGTGCAGCTGTAGAAGGAAAAAGTACTTCTGAGGATATTCGCAGATGGGTACAGACCCAAGCGGAGTCTTCTCTTTACCAAAAGGAGGATGAACTCGTCGGGATTGAAGGCGATAAGAACATGTTAATGGGATGGCTGATGAACAAAGAGGAACACCAAATTGTTGTGTCCGTGGTTGGGATGGGAGGATCAGGGAAGACAACTCTAGTTGCAAGGACTTTCACCAATCATGTTGTGAAGAGCCATTTCGAGTGTTATGCGTGGATTACTGTTTCCCAATCTTATGTGCTTGAAGACTTGCTTATAAGATTGATGACAGAATTCCACAAAGCAAGGAAGGAAGAGGTCCCTACAAACATGAATTCCATGAGCCGTCACGAATTGCTAGAGATTTTGGTGAACTACTTGGAGACTAAAAGGTACCTAGTTGTATTGGATGACGTGTGGGATATCCATCTCTGGGAGAAAATAAGGTTTTCATTTCCAGATACACAACTTGGAAGTCGAATCATGATTACAACTAGAAGAGAAGACATAGCATCCTCTTCTTTTCGAGTTGAAAGCCATGTTCACAAGATTCGACCGCTGGAAAGGAGTGATGCTTGGGTGCTCTTCAGCAAGAAAGCATTCTCAAGTTACCCTAACAAATCTTGTTCACCTGAACTTCTGCCATTAGCTCAGGAACTTGTGGAAAGGTGCGGAGGCCTACCTCTTGCAATCGTAGCCTTGAGTGGTCTTATGTCTTCTAAGAAGTCACTTACAGAGTGGAGTACAGTCTACAACAGCTTAAATTGGCATTTAACAAACAATCCTTTGCTAGAACCTATGAAGAGCATCTTGTTGTTTAGTTATAATGATTTGCCATACCGACTGAAACAATGCTTTCTATATTGTTCCCTTTTCCCCGAAGATACAGTGATCTTAAATATGAGGATCACTAGATTGTGGATCGCTGAAGGATTTGTTGAACATGTCAAAGGGGTAACACCAGAAGAAGTTGCAAACAGCTATGTTATGGAACTCATTTTTCGTAATATGCTACAGGAAAGGTATCAAGAACACAACCATGCATGTAAGATGCATGATGTTATGCTGGAGATTGCTTTGTCAAtagcagaaaaagaaaagttttgTTCCGTACATGAAGGGAGTGAAACAATGGAAGAAACTGGGGCCCTGCGTTTGTCAATTCAAACTACTAATGGAGAAATTGGATATTCATGCACAGGATTGTCACGGCTTCGTTCTTTTCTTGTGTTTGCAACTGGCGCATCCTCGTTCTCTTTCTCAAAGACATTGCTTTTTGACCTTACATTGTTGAGGGTTCTAGATTTGGAGGATGTCCCAATAGATAATCTGCCAGACGAAGTAACGTacttattcaatttaaaatatttaaatttgagaGGTACTCCAATTAAGGAGCTTCCAGAATCCATAGGACAGCTCCGCAACCTTCAGACCTTGAACATCATGGACACAAACATAGAGGCACTTCCAAGAGGGATTTCCAAGTTGCTGAACTTGCGACATCTAGTTATGAGCCATTACCAAAATCTTTCCCAGGTAATTGGAGTAAAAATACCATCAAGTATTAGTAAGATGAAGAAATTGCAGTATTTGGGATGTATTAAATCCGAAGGAAATATCATTAGACTTATTGGAAATATGACCCAGCTTAAGGCCCTTGGCATTACAAATGTGAAAGAAAGAGACGAGGAGGACCTATGTGCCTCAATTCAAGAGATGAAGGTCCTTTCCAAGTTGGGTTTATGGGTAGCAGATGGAGAGGACTTCCTTCGAGTTGACGCATTGTCTTCACCTCCTCCCTTCCTTGATACACTTACCTTGAGCGGCAAATTGGAAAAGGTACCACATTGGGTTTGTTCACTCcactctctcatatatttgcgTATGGGTGGGTCTAGACTTGAAGAAGAGGTACTACCTCATATCGAAGCATTGCCTTCTCTACGTTTGCTTTGCCTTGATAATTCCTACGTTGGGAAAGAGTTATGTTTCAGCAGTGGCTTTGTGAAGCTTACGTATATGGCGTTGGTTAATTTCTCATTAGTAAATAAGATAACCATTGAGGAAGGGGTGATGCCAAATCTTGACTTCTTAATTATCAATACGTGCTTGAGCTTAGAGAGACTGCCACTGGGTATTGAGCACCTTACTAAACTACAAGGATACACATTCGAGAGTGTTTCAGAGCAATTTACAGAGTCCATACGAGAAGGAGGTGTGGATCATGCAAGGATGCTACTCATTGACGAGAGAT AA
- the LOC117629972 gene encoding disease resistance protein RPM1-like: protein MEKLDHAQVLDLEDIPIDNLPDGVTSLFNLKHLNLNQTLIKELPESIGQLRNLQTLNIMGSKIEELPRGISKLLNLRHLLVGGFISKFQKVIGVRIPSSISKMKKLQSLEYIKSEGNIIRLIGSMTQLTSLGITNVKERDEEDLCALIQDMKVLSRLFLFVADGEEFLRVDALSSPPPYLDRLRLVGKLEKVPHWFCSLHSLTYMRLEGSRLEEDILPHIEALPSLLYLSLINASVREELCFNRGFAKLRHLWFSDLALLTKITIEKGAMPNLEFLSIGRCLTLETLPQGIEHLTKLQRYRFDNVSEKFRESIKEGGVDHPRMLLVDERCKKYTNKS, encoded by the exons ATGGAGAAATTGGATCATGCACAG GTTCTAGATTTGGAGGATATCCCAATAGATAATCTGCCAGACGGAGTAACGAGcttattcaatttaaaacatttaaatttgaatcaaACTCTAATTAAGGAGCTTCCAGAATCCATTGGACAGCTCCGCAACCTTCAGACCTTGAACATCATGGGGTCAAAAATAGAGGAACTTCCAAGAGGGATTTCCAAGTTGCTAAACTTACGCCATTTACTTGTGGGTGGGTTCatttccaagttccaaaaGGTAATTGGGGTAAGAATACCATCAAGTATTAGTAAGATGAAGAAATTGCAATCTTTGGAGTATATTAAATCAGAAGGAAACATTATTAGACTTATTGGAAGTATGACCCAGCTTACGTCCCTTGGCATTACAAATGTGAAAGAAAGAGACGAGGAGGACCTATGTGCCTTAATTCAAGATATGAAGGTCCTTTCCcgcttgtttttatttgtagcCGATGGAGAGGAATTTCTTCGAGTCGACGCATTGTCTTCACCGCCTCCTTACCTTGATAGACTTAGATTGGTCGGCAAACTGGAAAAGGTACCACATTGGTTTTGTTCGCTCCACTCTCTCACATATATGAGGCTGGAAGGGTCCAGACTTGAAGAAGATATTCTACCTCATATTGAAGCATTGCCCTCTCTACTTTATCTTTCCCTTATTAATGCCTCTGTTAGGGAAGAGTTATGTTTCAACAGAGGCTTTGCGAAGCTTCGGCATTTGTGGTTTTCTGATCTCGCATTATTAACTAAGATAACTATAGAAAAAGGGGCGATGCCAAATCTCGAGTTCTTAAGCATTGGCCGTTGCTTGACATTAGAAACATTGCCACAGGGTATTGAGCACCTTACTAAACTGCAACGATACAGATTTGATAATGTTTCAGAGAAGTTTAGAGAGTCCATAAAAGAAGGAGGTGTGGATCATCCAAGGATGCTACTCGTCGACGAGAGATGTAAGAAATATAC AAACAAGTCCTAG
- the LOC117631521 gene encoding guanosine nucleotide diphosphate dissociation inhibitor At5g09550 — protein sequence MDEEYDVIVLGTGLKECILSGLLSVDGLKVLHMDRNDYYGGESTSLNLNQLWKRFRGEDKPPETLGSSRDYNVDMIPKFMMANGGLVRVLIHTDVTKYLNFKAVDGSFVYNKGKIHKVPANDVEALKSPLMGLFEKRRARKFFIYVQDYDENDPKSHEGLELNKVTARELISKYGLDDNTVDFIGHALALHRDDSYLGEPAMDFVKRMKLYAESLARFQGGSPYIYPLYGLGELPQAFARLSAVYGGTYMLSKPECKVEFENGKAFGVTSEGETAKCKKVVCDPSYLPDKVKKIGKVARAICIMSHPIPSTHDSHSVQVILPQKQLGRKSDMYLFCCSYSHNVAPKGKYIAFVLTEAETDNPQVELKAGTDLLGPIDEIFFDTYDRYEPTNQNDGDNCFISASYDATTHFETTVQDVIAMYSKITGKTLDLSVDLSAASAAEE from the exons ATGGATGAAGAATACGACGTCATAGTGCTCGGAACAGGCCTCAAAGAATGCATTCTCAGCGGCCTCCTCTCAGTTGATGGTCTCAAG GTACTGCATATGGATAGGAATGACTATTATGGAGGAGAATCCACCTCTCTTAATCTCAACCAG CTTTGGAAGCGATTCAGGGGGGAGGATAAGCCTCCAGAAACATTGGGCTCAAGTAGAGACTACAATGTTGATATGATTCCCAAG TTCATGATGGCCAATGGTGGTTTGGTTCGCGTCCTGATTCACACCGATGTTACTAAATATCTGAATTTCAAGGCTGTAGATGGTAGTTTTGTGTATAACAAGGGGAAG ATCCACAAAGTACCAGCTAATGATGTGGAAGCACTTAAATCTCCACTCATGGGATTGTTTGAGAAGCGTCGTGCTCgaaaatttttcatttatgtgCAAGACTATGATGAGAATGATCCAAAATCTCATGAAGGCCTGGAGCTCAACAAAGTTACAGCACGAGAGCTTATTTC GAAGTACGGGCTAGATGACAACACGGTCGATTTCATTGGGCATGCGCTAGCGCTCCACCGAGATGATTCTTACTTGGGCGAGCCTGCTATGGATTTTGTGAAGAGGATGAAG TTATATGCAGAGTCTTTAGCACGCTTTCAAGGAGGTTCTCCTTATATTTATCCCCTATATGGTCTGGGAGAGCTGCCCCAG GCATTTGCTCGGTTGAGTGCTGTCTATGGTGGCACCTACATGCTCAGCAAGCCAGAATGCAAG GTAGAGTTCGAAAACGGAAAAGCCTTTGGTGTGACTTCCGAAGGAGAAACtgcaaaatgcaaaaaagTTGTATGTGATCCTTCATATTTGCCTGACAAG GTGAAGAAGATAGGGAAAGTTGCCCGTGCTATATGTATTATGAGTCATCCTATCCCAAGCACCCATGATTCTCACTCGGTCCAGGTTATTCTACCCCAGAAGCAACTTGGACGTAAATCAGATAT GTACCTGTTTTGCTGCTCCTATTCCCACAATGTAGCTCCAAAAGGGAAATACATTGCTTTTGTGTTGACAGAAGCAGAGACTGATAATCCTCAGGTGGAGTTGAAGGCTGGCACAGATCTCCTTGGGCCCATAGACGAAATCTTCTTCGACACTTACGACAGATACGAACCTACCAACCAGAATGATGGGGACAACTGTTTCATCTCTGCG AGTTATGATGCTACGACACACTTCGAGACTACGGTCCAAGATGTGATCGCCATGTACAGCAAGATAACTGGAAAG ACTCTTGACTTGAGTGTGGACCTGAGTGCTGCCAGCGCTGCTGAAGAATGA